A region of the Nitrospiraceae bacterium genome:
TCAAGCATTTGAAGCCGGAGGTGTATGAGCAGCTGCGGATTCGCGTGGCGAAGCGGGATGAAGATCGCCAGCAGTACATTCAGGAAGTGATCGAGGTGGTGAAGGGTGCCATTGCCGAAGCGGGCCTCACCGGCGATGTCTATGGGAGGCCGAAGCATCTGTACGGCATCTACCAGAAGATGGAAAAGCAATCGATTACCTTCGAGGAGGTCTACGACCTCGCGGCGCTTCGGATCATCACCGATACCAAGATGAGCTGTTATGCCCTGTTGGGGGTCATCCATTCGCTCTGGCGGCCGCTGCCCGGCCGCTTCAAGGACTACATTGCGATTCCCAAGTCCAACCTGTATCAGTCCCTGCATACCACTGTAGTTGGCCCAAAAGGTGAGCACGTGGAGTTCCAGATCCGCACGGAGGAAATGCATCGCGTGTCGGAGCACGGCATCGCCGCCCATTGGAAGTACAAAGAGCAGGGCCGCATCGACGAAAAAGACGGCAAGGTGTTCAGTTGGTTGCGGCAGTTCGTGGAATGGCATCAGGATCTTCCGGACAACCGGCAATTCATGGATTCCGTGAAGCTCGATCTGTTTCACGACGTGGTCTACGTGTTTACGCCCAAGGGCATGGTCAAGGAGTTGCCCAAAGGGTCGACGCCGGTCGATTTTGCCTATTCGATCCATACCGAGATCGGAGACCATTGCGTCGGCGCCAAGGTCAACGGGAAGATCGTGCCGCTGAAGCATTCGATGGAGAGCGGTGATACCATTGAAATTTTGACCTCGCCCAACCAAACGCCGCACAAGGATTGGCTGAAGTTCGTCCGTACGTCTCGGGCCAAGACCAAGATCAAACATTGGATCAAGGCGGAAGAGCAGGCGCGGAGCGTGGAAATCGGCAAACGCCTACTGGAGGCCGAGTTCCGTCGCCACGGGCTGGCACCGGCCCAGATGATTCGCTCGGAACAGCTGCTGGAGGTGGCGAAGCAGGCCGGGTATGAAACGACCGAAGAGTTGGCTGCCGCCGTGGGATTCGGGCATCTCCCGACCTCTCAAATCATCAGCAAGTTCACCTCCACGGTGCCGGCCGAGACGCAGCCGACGCAAGTCGAGCCGGAGTCGCCCCAGAAACCCGTCGCGGGCAAAGCCGACCATCAAGGTGTTCAAGTCAAAGGCGCGCGCGATCTTCTCATGCAGCTTTCACGTTGCTGCAACCCCGTTCCCGGTGATCGAATTTTGGGTTACATCACGAGAGGGCGTGGGCTTACGATTCACACTATCGATTGTCCGAATCTCGAGGCGTTGGACTACGATAAGAACCGGTTGGTGGAAGTCGAGTGGGATTTGGCCATGCCGGGGACCCATGCAGTCAAGGTCTCGGTCATCGCGGTCGATAGGACGGGCGTGTTGGCAAACGTGTCGGCAGCCATTGCCGAATGTTCCGCCAACATCAGTCGTGCGGAAATCACAACCAGGGAAGACCGTAAGGCTGTCCTCGATTTCGTCATCGAGATTACGGATACGGCCCATTTGCATCGGGTCCTGAAGACAATCGAAAAGGTCGATGGTGTCATCACTGCCCGCCGAGTTCGGTCGTGGCAGGAGCGGGCATGAGGAGTGCACCTTTCCGGCTGGTCGTCTCCTAGAAGGATATTTCTAGTATGAGTCTTGGCATGGTGGTCGGCGGAGGGATCGGGTTGGTCGCCGCTGTCCTCTTGCCTCTCCTCGGTGTCGCCTACCTCTCCTATCGCCGTGGGCGAAACATTCCCATTCTCGTGCTGCTGGCAGGCCCGCTGGCGTTGCTGCTGGGCGGGGTCGCCATCTTCATCCACAGCGAGGCAGGTCCCGATCTCTCTCCGTTGGCTCGCTCGGCCGTCAATGTTGCGGCAGCGATGGGCGCGGCGTTTTTCCTCTTTACTATCCTCGATTTCCTGATCATCGGCGAATTCCTGATCGAGCGTGGAAACCGGTATATCCCCGACGTCGTCCGCCAAATTCTGATCGGCGTGGAGGTGGTCGCTGCGGGGGTGTTGTTCCTCTGGCTCATCATGGGCATCAACCTTGTTGCCTTGGTCGCGTTGCCCACCGTGGCGGCGGCTGTGGTTGGTGTGGCGTTGAAGGATACGTTGGCGCGATTCTTCGCCGGGATTGAACTTGGCAAGGTGGTCAAGGTCGGCGATTGGATCTCGACCATGGAGAAGGAAGGGCTGGTCACGCATATCGGTATGGAGCATGTCACGCTGAAGACGCGCGAGCAGGATACGATCTCGCTCCCGAACGACAGCGTGATTAGTGCCGGGGTGACGAACTATAACCGACCTACGACGACGCATCTCTGCTCAGTCTATGTCGATGCGGCCTATCGGACTCCCCCGGAAATCGTCTGCGAGACGCTGGTCGAGGCCGCGTCCGCAGCCCCGGGTGTGCTGGCCGAACCCAAGCCTTATTCAATGGTCACGAACTTCGGCGAATCGGCTATTCAATATCGCGTCAAGTTTCCAATCTCCGATTACGCCCGCTATCCGGTCATCGAAAGCCAAGTGCGGACCTACATCTGGCATGCCTTTGCCAGACGAGGGATCGAGATTCCATTCCCGCAGCGCGTGTTGCATCAAACGTCGGAGGCGCCGAGCGATCCACTCGACAAGACCATCCACCGTATCGTCGGCCGCCTGACGGTAATCGATTTCTTAGCTGCGCTGGATGAAAAGCAACTGGAAACTTTGGCCCGTGAGGCTCGGCTGGAAAGCTATCTGCCGGGTGAGCGGGTGGTGCGACAGGGCGACCCCGGACAAGACCTGTTTGTCATCGTATCCGGCAAGGCTGATGTGCGGCTGGAGCAGGGCGGGTTGAGTTCAGTGGTGACGACGCTGGGAGCCGGGCAGTTTTTTGGAGAAATGTCGCTCCTGACCGGTGAACCCCGGTCTGCGACGGTGGTAGCTGCTGAGACTCTGCAGGTGATTGCGGTCGGCAAGGATGCCCTTCTTCAGGTGGTGCAACAGGATCGACGACTGGTTGAGCAAATTGGCGAGGTCGTGGCCCGTCGGCATGCCGCCACGGCTGCAGCGAAGGCACAGCTATCCAAGGAGGCCGCGGCGTTGGCCGCCTCCTCGCAAGCAAAGTCATTGGTTGAACGGATTCAGAATTTTCTCTGGGGACCGAAGAGCCATTAGGGCACTTTGAAATCAAGGCGCATGCCGCGCTGCAATTCAAGCGCCTCCGCCCGCCCGCTGCCGAGTTCCAGGACATACAGCGCGCCGATATTCGGCCGGTATTGGGGGCAGCTGTCGTCTTGGTAGGTACAAATCGGGACGTTGTGCTCGATATGGACGATCTTCTTCCTGTCGTCCATCCAGATAATATCCAGCGGGATTTTCGTGTTCTTCATCCAGAAGGTGTGGGGCTGCGCGTCTCCGAAGGTGAACAACATCCCTCGATCATCCGCCAGGTGTTCTCGAAACATCAGACCTTTCGCCCGTTTCATGGGCGTGTCAGCCAACTCAGCCGATATCGTCGCGCCTTTGGGCGTTTTCACGGCAATGAGTGTTTCCGGCTCTTCCGCGGGGCTCAAGGAGGCCAACATTAGCGTCACTATCACGCCAAGGATCGAGAATCTGATACGCATAGGCGCATCCTAGCGAGGCCGGTATAGGGTCGTCAAGGCAGCGGACTTCCGTGAGACCGCCGTCGGACCTTGCCTTGCATTTCGCTCAATGCGTGTGCCATCCTCATCACCCTGCGATGTCCAAGGAGGCTCCGTTATGAAAGAAAAGCGCCGGGTGCTGTACAAGAAGGGCGTGTTTGTGTGCCCGAAATGCCGTCAATCCTATGTGCAGGAAAAGTGGATCGAGGAGTTTCGAATCCGCTGCCACAAGTGCGACTACCGAGGTACGTTGACCGAGGTGTCCGTCGAAGAGCACATGGACGAGGAAACGGTTCGCTACTAGGGAAGACACTGTTCCCGTCGGCCATCGTGAGTTCAGCCCCGTTGCAAAGGGGCGTGCCGATCGCGCCTCAGTCACCTCGCACTGAGGCGCAGCTTTCATACCTCCTGTTGAGTTGACTTATTCTTAGGCATTGGGCCCTGTCTGTTTCTTCCAATCGTCTCCATCCAGCCGCATCCGCGTCGGGAGCGGTTTCTAACTTTGTGAATGAGGCCTGATATGAACAAGTGGATCTCGTGCATCCTGCTGTGCATCGGCTGGTTGATGGGAGCGGCAGATCCTGGATTGGCCGATTCGCCGGAACCGGTCCTCCATGTTCTGGTAGCTTACCATTCTCTTTCCGGTCAGACGGAAAAGATGGCGGAGGCCGTTGCTCATGGAGCTCGCGGAGTCGCTCGGACCGAAGTCATTCTGAAACGTGTGCGGCAGGTGACGGCCGAAGATCTATTCGGGGCAGATGCCATCGTCCTGGGGTCGCCGGTGTATTGGTCCAATATGGCAGGGGAGGTGAAAGCGTTCATCGACGATTGGCAATTCAAGTTCGGCGTGTTTCCCGAATTCAAGCTGAAGAATCGGGTCGGCGCGGCATTCGCTACCGGTGGACAGATCTCGAGCGGCAAGGAATTGACGATGCTCTCGATTCTCGCGGCGATGCTCGGCAACTATATGATCGTGGTGAGCGGGGGCGGTGCATTTGGGGCATCTGCTACGACGGAAGGGGACAGCCCTGGCATTGATGAGAAAGAATTGGCTGCGGCCCGTGA
Encoded here:
- a CDS encoding bifunctional (p)ppGpp synthetase/guanosine-3',5'-bis(diphosphate) 3'-pyrophosphohydrolase; this translates as MPHETVTRLDQLIERVKSYNVDADLDLVKQAYEFSARAHEGQTRRSGEPYLQHPLAVAGLLTHLKTDVAAIVAGLLHDTLEDTLATPAELEQRFGKDVVHLVDGVTKIGKITFRSYEEKQAENFRKMVLSMADDIRVVLIKLADRLHNMRTLEYLSERKRHEIAQETLEIYAPLANRLGIGWIKNELEDLCLKHLKPEVYEQLRIRVAKRDEDRQQYIQEVIEVVKGAIAEAGLTGDVYGRPKHLYGIYQKMEKQSITFEEVYDLAALRIITDTKMSCYALLGVIHSLWRPLPGRFKDYIAIPKSNLYQSLHTTVVGPKGEHVEFQIRTEEMHRVSEHGIAAHWKYKEQGRIDEKDGKVFSWLRQFVEWHQDLPDNRQFMDSVKLDLFHDVVYVFTPKGMVKELPKGSTPVDFAYSIHTEIGDHCVGAKVNGKIVPLKHSMESGDTIEILTSPNQTPHKDWLKFVRTSRAKTKIKHWIKAEEQARSVEIGKRLLEAEFRRHGLAPAQMIRSEQLLEVAKQAGYETTEELAAAVGFGHLPTSQIISKFTSTVPAETQPTQVEPESPQKPVAGKADHQGVQVKGARDLLMQLSRCCNPVPGDRILGYITRGRGLTIHTIDCPNLEALDYDKNRLVEVEWDLAMPGTHAVKVSVIAVDRTGVLANVSAAIAECSANISRAEITTREDRKAVLDFVIEITDTAHLHRVLKTIEKVDGVITARRVRSWQERA
- a CDS encoding mechanosensitive ion channel gives rise to the protein MSLGMVVGGGIGLVAAVLLPLLGVAYLSYRRGRNIPILVLLAGPLALLLGGVAIFIHSEAGPDLSPLARSAVNVAAAMGAAFFLFTILDFLIIGEFLIERGNRYIPDVVRQILIGVEVVAAGVLFLWLIMGINLVALVALPTVAAAVVGVALKDTLARFFAGIELGKVVKVGDWISTMEKEGLVTHIGMEHVTLKTREQDTISLPNDSVISAGVTNYNRPTTTHLCSVYVDAAYRTPPEIVCETLVEAASAAPGVLAEPKPYSMVTNFGESAIQYRVKFPISDYARYPVIESQVRTYIWHAFARRGIEIPFPQRVLHQTSEAPSDPLDKTIHRIVGRLTVIDFLAALDEKQLETLAREARLESYLPGERVVRQGDPGQDLFVIVSGKADVRLEQGGLSSVVTTLGAGQFFGEMSLLTGEPRSATVVAAETLQVIAVGKDALLQVVQQDRRLVEQIGEVVARRHAATAAAKAQLSKEAAALAASSQAKSLVERIQNFLWGPKSH
- a CDS encoding DUF192 domain-containing protein yields the protein MRIRFSILGVIVTLMLASLSPAEEPETLIAVKTPKGATISAELADTPMKRAKGLMFREHLADDRGMLFTFGDAQPHTFWMKNTKIPLDIIWMDDRKKIVHIEHNVPICTYQDDSCPQYRPNIGALYVLELGSGRAEALELQRGMRLDFKVP
- a CDS encoding NAD(P)H-dependent oxidoreductase, producing MNKWISCILLCIGWLMGAADPGLADSPEPVLHVLVAYHSLSGQTEKMAEAVAHGARGVARTEVILKRVRQVTAEDLFGADAIVLGSPVYWSNMAGEVKAFIDDWQFKFGVFPEFKLKNRVGAAFATGGQISSGKELTMLSILAAMLGNYMIVVSGGGAFGASATTEGDSPGIDEKELAAARELGQRVAEVAWAVKKGFGR